One genomic window of Candidatus Atribacteria bacterium includes the following:
- a CDS encoding DUF1232 domain-containing protein encodes MPEKKDPYHKIKIQLYIARIIFHIPNFIKLSLRLLKDKRVPFYLKLIVYGAIVYVLSPYDLIPDILVPFLGYFEDILIGILCLVGLVKLSPPEIVAGHVKAIDMENKQRFSFFR; translated from the coding sequence ATGCCAGAAAAGAAAGATCCTTACCATAAGATAAAAATACAATTATATATTGCAAGAATAATATTTCATATTCCCAATTTTATCAAATTATCTTTAAGATTACTTAAAGATAAGAGAGTTCCTTTTTATTTAAAATTAATAGTATATGGAGCAATTGTCTACGTATTATCACCTTATGATTTGATACCTGATATTTTAGTTCCATTTTTGGGGTATTTTGAAGATATTTTAATCGGAATTCTTTGTTTAGTGGGTTTAGTGAAGCTGAGTCCGCCGGAAATTGTGGCAGGACATGTAAAAGCAATCGATATGGAAAATAAGCAGAGATTTAGTTTTTTTCGTTAG
- a CDS encoding aminopeptidase P family protein produces the protein MIKDRLGIFRDKISTESQDIDGFLITNLKNLYYLSGFDGEGCALVLAKGKNYLLTDSRYTEHAQKESPDFEILTDDPKKKDARILALKKIFTQNKVKKIAFESNNLSYADFGKYSNSFKSIKLLPTENIIEKLRMIKDKEEIIKIKKAAQITTESLKDVFEAIEPGMRELDIASELAYNMRKKGALKEAFETVVVSGQRSSLPHGKPSEKKIEEKELITIDMGANYQNYSSDITRTILLGKENNKQKEIFSLVLEAQMAALEFLKPGVSCKEVDSIARKIITRGGYGEYFGHGLGHGVGLDIHELPRVSFSDDTVLQPGMVITIEPGIYLPEMGGVRIEDSVLITDESYEILTWFPKLLNL, from the coding sequence TTGATTAAAGATAGATTGGGAATATTTCGAGATAAAATAAGTACAGAAAGCCAAGATATCGATGGATTTTTAATCACTAATCTAAAAAATTTATATTATTTAAGCGGATTTGACGGAGAAGGGTGTGCCTTGGTTTTGGCAAAAGGTAAAAATTATTTGCTCACCGATTCACGTTATACTGAACATGCTCAAAAAGAAAGTCCTGACTTTGAAATATTAACTGATGATCCGAAAAAAAAGGATGCACGGATATTGGCACTGAAAAAGATATTTACGCAAAATAAGGTAAAAAAAATTGCCTTTGAAAGCAATAATTTAAGCTATGCTGACTTTGGGAAATATTCTAATAGTTTTAAATCTATCAAATTATTGCCTACTGAAAATATCATAGAAAAGTTAAGAATGATTAAAGATAAAGAAGAAATTATTAAAATAAAAAAAGCCGCTCAGATTACCACAGAAAGTTTAAAGGATGTGTTTGAAGCGATAGAGCCGGGAATGAGAGAGCTTGATATTGCTTCCGAGTTAGCTTATAATATGAGAAAAAAGGGCGCTCTGAAAGAAGCTTTTGAAACCGTTGTAGTTTCCGGACAGAGATCGTCCTTACCCCACGGAAAACCTTCGGAAAAGAAAATCGAGGAAAAAGAATTAATAACCATTGATATGGGAGCGAATTATCAAAATTATAGTTCTGATATTACCCGCACTATTCTTTTGGGGAAAGAAAACAACAAACAAAAAGAAATATTTTCCCTTGTCCTGGAAGCCCAAATGGCTGCCCTGGAATTTTTAAAACCCGGAGTAAGCTGTAAAGAAGTTGATTCTATAGCAAGGAAAATAATTACCAGGGGAGGTTATGGAGAATATTTTGGCCATGGTTTGGGTCATGGAGTAGGATTGGATATTCATGAGTTACCTCGAGTTTCTTTCAGTGATGATACAGTTTTGCAACCCGGAATGGTAATAACCATTGAACCGGGAATTTATTTGCCTGAAATGGGTGGGGTTAGGATTGAAGATTCTGTGCTGATAACTGATGAAAGTTATGAAATACTAACCTGGTTTCCAAAACTATTAAACCTGTAA
- the rimO gene encoding 30S ribosomal protein S12 methylthiotransferase RimO, whose product MQIGIKSLGCPKNFVDTEVLCGKLKEMGYQISEEMDHSDIAIINTCSFISDAVEESIEEILNLVKLKKEGKIKHIIVIGCLPQRYKDDHIYKEIPEVDAFLGVGDLLEIGDLIKSVVKGEQIFKVSSEPKFLYHHNTPRTVLTPRHYAYIKISEGCQNNCSYCLIPTIRGKYRSRQMEDIITEVKMLSEKQNLSEIILIAQDTTLYGIDLYGKYKLAELLRRLSLLELNHLKWIRLLYTHPAHYQDELIEAIANSPKICPYLDLPLQHISEKILKRMNRPSKKKDLILLINKLRERIPKLTLRTTLMVGFPGENEQDFEELLSFVKNYRFERLGAFIYSREEGTTAYGFSQQIPLKIKKERLKQLMLTQQAISQEINHCYLGKEIEVLIDEMRAGEPKIAIGRSRQDAPEIDGKVLIRGDKAKVGELIKVKVTEATEYDLVGEVSS is encoded by the coding sequence ATGCAAATTGGAATTAAATCATTAGGCTGCCCTAAAAACTTTGTTGACACCGAGGTGCTTTGTGGAAAGTTAAAGGAAATGGGATACCAAATAAGTGAGGAGATGGATCATTCAGATATTGCGATTATCAATACCTGTAGTTTTATAAGTGATGCTGTAGAAGAATCTATTGAAGAAATTCTAAACCTGGTAAAATTAAAAAAAGAAGGGAAGATAAAACATATAATTGTAATCGGATGTCTTCCTCAGAGGTATAAAGACGACCATATTTATAAGGAGATCCCCGAAGTTGATGCCTTTTTAGGAGTAGGAGATTTATTGGAAATTGGTGATTTAATCAAAAGTGTTGTAAAAGGCGAACAAATTTTTAAAGTAAGCTCTGAACCCAAATTTCTTTATCACCACAATACCCCGCGTACTGTTTTAACCCCCCGGCATTATGCCTACATTAAAATATCCGAAGGTTGTCAAAATAATTGTTCTTATTGCCTGATACCTACGATTAGGGGAAAATATCGTAGTAGACAAATGGAAGATATCATTACTGAAGTAAAAATGCTCTCTGAAAAACAAAATCTTTCCGAAATAATTTTAATCGCCCAAGATACCACTCTATACGGAATCGATCTCTATGGGAAATATAAATTAGCCGAATTATTAAGAAGACTTTCTCTTCTTGAATTAAATCATTTAAAATGGATAAGACTTTTATATACCCATCCTGCTCACTATCAAGATGAATTGATCGAAGCGATAGCAAATTCCCCTAAGATATGTCCCTATTTGGATTTGCCTTTACAGCATATAAGTGAGAAAATACTAAAGAGAATGAATAGGCCGAGCAAAAAAAAAGATCTTATTTTGTTGATCAATAAATTAAGAGAGAGAATTCCAAAATTAACCTTGCGTACTACTTTGATGGTGGGATTTCCCGGTGAGAACGAACAGGATTTTGAAGAATTATTAAGTTTTGTAAAAAATTACCGATTTGAAAGGTTAGGGGCTTTTATTTATTCACGGGAAGAGGGAACAACAGCTTATGGTTTCTCCCAACAAATTCCCCTGAAAATTAAGAAAGAGCGGCTAAAGCAATTAATGTTAACTCAACAGGCGATCTCGCAAGAAATCAATCATTGCTATCTGGGAAAAGAAATTGAAGTATTGATTGATGAAATGAGAGCGGGTGAGCCCAAAATTGCTATCGGGAGAAGCAGGCAAGATGCACCGGAGATAGACGGAAAAGTACTCATTAGGGGAGATAAGGCTAAGGTAGGAGAATTGATAAAAGTAAAAGTGACAGAAGCTACCGAATATGATTTGGTCGGAGAGGTTAGCTCATGA